The following proteins are encoded in a genomic region of Paenibacillus sp. FSL H3-0469:
- a CDS encoding undecaprenyl-diphosphate phosphatase: protein MTEAIKAILLGIIEGLTEFLPVSSTGHLILAGDLLKFEGEAAVTFKIVIQLGAVMAVLMLYWKKYVNIGMNMLKLDFSKSKGLNAIHMILAMVPALVVYLLFKDTIKSQLFGPKPVLIGLIAGGLLMIFAARSRRTVTSETVDGLNYTQAFGIGLFQCLALWPGFSRSGSTISGGLLLGTSQKAAADFTFLISVPVMFGASLLDLYDSRDLLNSDSLTLMLIGFVTSFLVAMIAVVTFIKLIKRLRLEWFALYRFVLAGLFYVIVIL from the coding sequence GTGACTGAAGCTATCAAAGCAATACTATTAGGGATTATTGAGGGGTTGACTGAATTCTTGCCGGTCTCGTCTACCGGGCACCTTATCCTGGCAGGGGATCTGCTGAAGTTCGAGGGGGAGGCTGCGGTTACCTTCAAAATCGTAATCCAGCTGGGTGCGGTAATGGCCGTGTTGATGCTGTATTGGAAAAAGTATGTGAACATCGGAATGAATATGCTGAAGCTGGATTTCTCCAAGAGCAAGGGACTGAATGCCATCCACATGATCCTGGCTATGGTTCCGGCACTGGTGGTGTATCTGCTCTTCAAAGATACGATCAAGAGCCAGTTATTCGGCCCTAAGCCGGTCCTGATTGGTCTGATTGCCGGTGGCCTGTTGATGATCTTCGCTGCACGCAGCAGGAGAACCGTTACGTCAGAGACGGTGGACGGTCTTAACTATACGCAAGCCTTTGGCATCGGGCTGTTCCAGTGCTTAGCGCTATGGCCCGGGTTCTCCAGATCCGGCTCGACGATCTCAGGGGGCCTCCTGCTGGGAACCAGCCAGAAAGCCGCTGCGGACTTCACCTTCCTGATCTCAGTACCGGTAATGTTCGGAGCCAGCCTTCTGGACCTCTATGACAGCCGGGATCTGCTGAATTCAGATTCACTGACCCTGATGCTGATCGGGTTCGTGACGTCCTTCCTCGTAGCCATGATTGCAGTGGTCACGTTCATCAAGCTGATCAAGCGGCTCCGCCTGGAGTGGTTCGCGCTGTACCGCTTCGTGCTAGCAGGACTGTTCTATGTAATTGTCATCCTGTAA
- a CDS encoding GNAT family N-acetyltransferase → MIRAANVEDREGISRLLTQLGYPDTGLYMKENIERLLADPNEELMVYEAEGGVIACLSLHYIPQLGMREDIASISYLVVDSSARSKGIGQELVESASASATRRGCASIQVHCHARRIAAHTFYERQGFREAPKYFSKRLDQ, encoded by the coding sequence ATGATTAGAGCAGCAAATGTGGAGGATCGAGAGGGTATTTCCAGACTATTGACGCAGTTAGGTTATCCGGATACCGGGCTTTATATGAAAGAGAATATAGAAAGACTTCTTGCTGACCCCAATGAGGAGTTAATGGTCTATGAAGCGGAAGGAGGTGTTATCGCCTGTCTTTCCCTGCATTATATCCCGCAACTGGGCATGAGAGAAGATATCGCCTCCATTAGTTATCTGGTTGTGGACTCCTCAGCTAGAAGTAAGGGAATTGGACAGGAATTAGTGGAATCCGCTTCAGCTTCCGCCACCCGAAGAGGATGTGCCAGTATCCAGGTTCATTGCCATGCCAGAAGAATAGCGGCTCATACATTTTATGAAAGACAAGGTTTCAGGGAAGCCCCTAAGTACTTCTCAAAAAGATTGGACCAATAA
- a CDS encoding WGxxGxxG family protein — protein sequence MNKLITSLACGTVLSMSLLGAGDISAAAPGGMTTTTPGVMSTTAPGMNNMSTDGRMGNMGNMDDRMMDGRGNTMMNETRDSMHKTENIMKDKIRTGNNSSVSPLSNDMPTGRYRAQSTTTTDNNDNRSNWGWLGLVGLLGLAGMRSRTGERDRH from the coding sequence TTGAACAAGCTGATCACAAGTCTTGCCTGCGGTACGGTCCTGTCCATGAGTCTGCTCGGAGCAGGTGACATCTCCGCAGCAGCTCCGGGCGGTATGACAACTACGACTCCGGGCGTTATGAGCACCACCGCTCCAGGCATGAACAACATGTCTACTGACGGCCGGATGGGCAACATGGGCAATATGGATGACCGGATGATGGACGGCCGGGGCAACACCATGATGAATGAGACCAGAGATTCCATGCACAAGACCGAAAACATCATGAAGGACAAAATCCGTACCGGGAACAACAGCTCTGTCTCCCCGCTGTCCAACGACATGCCTACCGGCAGATATCGGGCACAGAGCACGACCACCACAGACAATAACGATAACCGCTCCAACTGGGGCTGGCTCGGTCTCGTCGGTCTCCTGGGTCTGGCTGGCATGCGCAGCAGAACCGGCGAGCGCGACCGCCACTAG
- a CDS encoding PH domain-containing protein, with protein MAYCTVCGAEYKQGAKFCGECGASTEEAGSPATARRPASGHSSGPEQELWQGKPAGISDRLKGLIGLNTTKYTITSQRIMVKSGLIGKDVEEIELLRVNDFSVTQSVMQRMLGIGTLIILSDDASSPQLPFYRIRKVQSVKDILRQAVRDEKIANNISYREHI; from the coding sequence ATGGCTTATTGCACAGTATGTGGTGCGGAATACAAGCAAGGTGCCAAATTCTGCGGGGAATGCGGGGCAAGCACAGAAGAGGCCGGTTCTCCGGCAACAGCACGCCGTCCGGCGTCTGGCCATAGCTCCGGTCCCGAACAAGAATTATGGCAGGGCAAGCCTGCCGGCATCTCCGACCGTCTCAAGGGGCTGATCGGGCTGAATACCACCAAATATACGATTACGTCCCAGCGGATTATGGTGAAGAGCGGGCTGATCGGCAAGGATGTCGAAGAAATCGAGCTGCTGCGGGTCAATGATTTCTCCGTCACCCAGTCGGTTATGCAGCGTATGCTGGGCATCGGGACGCTGATCATTTTATCGGATGATGCTTCATCTCCACAGCTCCCCTTCTATAGAATCCGTAAGGTTCAGTCTGTTAAGGATATCCTGCGCCAAGCCGTCCGTGATGAGAAAATCGCCAACAACATCAGCTACCGCGAGCATATCTGA
- a CDS encoding M15 family metallopeptidase, which translates to MLTLEQVKQKSAARLAKLHPAVLAGANELIRRSYNRGVPILITQGMRTIAQQNELYAQGRTKKGDIVTNARGGDSYHNYGLAIDFALLLPDGRNVSWDMTRDGDGDKVSDWQEVVQEGKKLGFEWGGDWTSFKDYAHLQMSFGLSIQDLKAGRRPTAQQSAAALSRITGGEPEVNKDIPVNITLNGKKLTTGVMDDAVTYAPVRAVAEALGAKVTYNASSKTVNIVKE; encoded by the coding sequence ATGCTTACTTTGGAGCAAGTCAAGCAGAAGTCGGCCGCAAGGCTGGCGAAGCTGCATCCGGCTGTGCTGGCCGGGGCGAACGAGCTGATTAGACGGAGCTATAACCGGGGGGTACCGATCCTCATTACGCAGGGCATGCGCACGATAGCGCAGCAGAATGAGCTATATGCTCAAGGGAGAACCAAGAAGGGCGACATTGTAACGAATGCCCGGGGAGGCGACAGCTACCATAATTACGGACTGGCAATAGACTTTGCGCTGCTGCTGCCGGATGGCAGGAATGTGTCTTGGGATATGACCCGTGACGGGGACGGCGACAAGGTGTCAGACTGGCAAGAGGTAGTGCAGGAGGGGAAGAAGCTGGGGTTCGAATGGGGCGGGGACTGGACCTCCTTCAAGGATTACGCTCATCTGCAGATGAGCTTCGGCCTTAGCATCCAGGACCTGAAGGCAGGCAGACGGCCTACTGCCCAGCAGAGTGCAGCTGCACTAAGCCGTATAACCGGAGGTGAGCCAGAGGTGAACAAGGATATCCCGGTAAATATTACGCTCAATGGAAAGAAGCTGACGACCGGCGTCATGGACGATGCGGTAACCTATGCGCCTGTACGTGCGGTTGCGGAAGCACTTGGAGCCAAGGTCACGTATAATGCGTCCAGCAAGACCGTGAACATTGTGAAGGAATAA
- a CDS encoding YjfB family protein, which translates to MDIAALSVVMSQSSLQQAAGLQVMSLAKEQAQSGAQDMIQMLSQATHPTLGKTLDIRA; encoded by the coding sequence ATGGATATTGCTGCATTATCCGTAGTGATGAGCCAGTCATCCTTACAGCAGGCCGCAGGGCTGCAGGTGATGAGCCTTGCCAAGGAGCAGGCGCAGAGCGGTGCCCAGGATATGATTCAGATGCTGAGTCAGGCCACGCACCCCACCTTGGGAAAAACACTTGATATTCGGGCGTAA
- the pyrF gene encoding orotidine-5'-phosphate decarboxylase, translating into MAGRLMVALDYPNADQARALIEQLEGIPCYMKVGMQLFYAAGPDFIRELKERGYSVFLDVKMHDIPNTVRGGAESLTGLGVDMFNVHAAGGAAMMAAAVEGAAQAVSLKPSLHMSLIIAVTQLTSTSQEVMNREIGIAGTVTDAVVRYAKLAAEAGLHGVVASPQESVVIAEACGPEFRTVTPGIRPAGASLDDQSRVMTPGQAIRQGSHYLVVGRPITAAADPRAAALSIIEEMSQA; encoded by the coding sequence ATGGCCGGACGGCTGATGGTTGCCCTGGATTACCCGAATGCAGACCAGGCGCGGGCGCTGATCGAACAGCTCGAAGGTATCCCTTGCTATATGAAGGTGGGCATGCAGCTGTTCTATGCCGCCGGTCCTGACTTCATCCGGGAGCTGAAGGAGCGCGGATATTCGGTATTCCTTGATGTCAAAATGCACGATATCCCCAACACGGTCCGGGGTGGTGCTGAGAGCCTAACCGGGCTGGGCGTGGACATGTTCAACGTACATGCCGCCGGGGGCGCAGCCATGATGGCGGCTGCGGTGGAAGGAGCGGCTCAGGCGGTCAGCCTGAAGCCATCGCTGCACATGTCGCTGATCATTGCAGTAACCCAGCTTACCAGCACTAGCCAGGAAGTGATGAACCGCGAAATCGGCATAGCCGGAACAGTGACCGATGCAGTGGTGCGATACGCCAAGCTGGCAGCGGAAGCAGGCTTGCATGGAGTGGTAGCATCCCCGCAGGAATCCGTGGTGATTGCTGAAGCGTGCGGACCCGAGTTCCGCACGGTTACCCCGGGCATCCGGCCCGCTGGTGCGTCACTGGACGATCAGTCCCGGGTCATGACGCCCGGACAGGCTATTCGCCAAGGCAGCCACTACCTGGTAGTGGGCCGGCCGATTACAGCCGCGGCAGATCCGCGTGCGGCAGCACTATCTATTATTGAGGAGATGAGCCAAGCATGA
- a CDS encoding DUF6199 family natural product biosynthesis protein has product MVVIFAVLFVLIAVLNIFFPAMGWHMRYGWMVKGDSGPSEAYLMMSRITSVIVLILFFLFFLPSMFG; this is encoded by the coding sequence ATGGTTGTTATTTTCGCTGTTCTCTTCGTATTGATTGCAGTATTGAATATCTTCTTCCCGGCCATGGGCTGGCATATGCGTTACGGCTGGATGGTCAAAGGCGACTCCGGGCCCAGCGAGGCTTATCTTATGATGAGCAGAATCACCAGCGTGATCGTTCTTATTCTCTTTTTCTTGTTCTTTTTGCCTTCTATGTTTGGTTAA
- a CDS encoding NucA/NucB deoxyribonuclease domain-containing protein, which yields MKAKKSIISLIIIALLSLSAYLLEENGQWLPQTPSGHSSEVVKLKFPADRYPETARHIQKAIRKGESAICTINRKDAEENRKASLKGVPTKKGYDRDEWPMAMCEEGGAGAHIEYITPSDNRGAGSWVGNQLETFADGTRVEFIFK from the coding sequence ATGAAAGCCAAAAAATCCATCATCAGTCTCATCATTATCGCCCTGCTCAGTCTGTCCGCCTACCTGCTGGAAGAAAACGGGCAATGGCTGCCGCAGACACCTTCCGGTCATTCTTCGGAGGTCGTGAAGCTGAAGTTCCCGGCAGACCGCTACCCGGAGACCGCGAGGCACATCCAGAAGGCCATCCGTAAGGGAGAATCAGCCATCTGCACGATCAACCGCAAGGATGCGGAGGAGAACCGCAAGGCGTCGCTGAAGGGAGTTCCCACGAAGAAAGGCTATGACCGGGACGAATGGCCGATGGCCATGTGTGAGGAAGGCGGAGCCGGGGCCCATATTGAGTACATAACCCCCAGTGATAACCGCGGAGCGGGAAGCTGGGTCGGCAATCAGCTGGAGACGTTCGCAGACGGTACGCGCGTAGAGTTTATTTTCAAGTAA
- the pyrE gene encoding orotate phosphoribosyltransferase, translating into MSKLENRSEQVASHLLEIGAVALRPQEPFTWTSGIKSPIYCDNRLTMAFPAVRNYIAEAFAELIRTSYPDAEVIAGTATAGIPHAAWVADKLGLPMAYIRDKAKGHGKQNQIEGLIAPGQKVVVIEDLISTGGSSIKAAQAVQEAGGLPLAVLAIFSYELDRAVEAFAAAELPLQSLSNYSTLINVALAQGKIAESDVALLQSWRQDPAAFGV; encoded by the coding sequence ATGAGCAAATTAGAGAATCGAAGTGAACAGGTCGCAAGTCATCTGCTGGAGATCGGAGCCGTAGCCCTGCGCCCGCAGGAGCCGTTCACCTGGACCTCCGGCATCAAATCGCCGATCTATTGCGACAACCGTCTGACCATGGCCTTCCCGGCAGTCCGCAATTACATTGCGGAGGCCTTCGCAGAGCTGATCAGAACCAGCTACCCGGACGCAGAGGTGATTGCCGGGACAGCAACCGCCGGTATCCCGCATGCGGCCTGGGTGGCCGATAAGCTCGGTCTCCCGATGGCTTACATCCGGGACAAGGCCAAAGGCCACGGCAAGCAGAACCAGATCGAAGGACTGATCGCGCCCGGCCAGAAGGTCGTTGTGATCGAGGACCTGATCTCCACCGGGGGCAGCTCCATCAAAGCCGCACAGGCCGTACAAGAAGCAGGCGGCCTCCCGCTGGCCGTCTTGGCCATCTTCAGCTACGAGCTGGACCGCGCCGTAGAAGCCTTCGCCGCTGCCGAGCTTCCGCTCCAGAGCTTGTCCAACTACAGCACGCTGATTAATGTGGCGCTGGCCCAAGGCAAGATCGCAGAGAGCGATGTAGCGCTGCTGCAATCCTGGCGACAGGACCCTGCCGCCTTCGGCGTGTAG
- a CDS encoding YolD-like family protein, whose amino-acid sequence MGKKLEAGGLRESSRSMLTEHKGGIRRDERETWHSLRPVLDEQKLEEIEHTLALSLRSHVRVTLVLYGSQEQVKLSGFVTSIHTHSREFKLQWAEEWKWLLVDDIVEAYIV is encoded by the coding sequence ATGGGCAAGAAGCTTGAAGCGGGCGGTCTGCGGGAGAGCAGCCGAAGCATGTTGACGGAGCATAAGGGCGGGATCAGGAGGGACGAACGGGAGACCTGGCATAGCCTGAGGCCGGTGCTGGATGAGCAGAAGCTGGAGGAGATTGAGCATACGCTGGCCTTATCGCTACGGAGTCATGTGCGGGTAACGCTGGTGCTGTATGGTTCTCAGGAGCAGGTGAAGCTGAGCGGGTTCGTGACCTCCATTCACACCCACTCGCGGGAATTCAAGCTGCAGTGGGCGGAGGAATGGAAGTGGCTGCTTGTAGATGACATTGTGGAGGCTTATATTGTCTAA
- a CDS encoding glycosyl hydrolase, producing MEQRNLRDLLDSASRLIGDVQWQAAFRKIQMSPADAELGAPARKLLETLYWLQGQGMISGQHDYLESPDDINNKLKNTAGTYAGLHGYEMGPISGQTEKLISSQRQGVTDSAIRWHKAGGIVAMTYHANMPGTAPAWTNVSMSLSEANFSKYITPGTPEYTAMIAELDKVAVFLKKLNDAGVPVLWRPYHEMNGGWFWWGQKSSFVTLWEIMFERYTVYHQLHNLLWVWSPNAKNKNSEEPAKYYPGSGRVDVLAADIFEGDYKAIHHDTLWDLGRGKLIAIGENGELPPPAVLAGTQNKWSFQMTWGKMLYERNKDAVIQAFMKNSAVFSRDDYSAKAAAYASSGGVLPKPGLYGQYYNNITLTGTPALTRTDANINFAWRQAAPDPAVHADLFSVRWSGRISAAYSETYTIYSYSDDGIRIWIDGKLIIDSWIKQSGQERQGTVSLIAGKLHELKVEYYENQGDARAVLMWESPSQAKGVIPAGALYLP from the coding sequence GTGGAACAGCGCAACCTCAGGGACCTGCTGGATTCGGCCTCGCGGCTGATTGGTGATGTGCAGTGGCAAGCGGCTTTTCGCAAAATACAGATGTCTCCCGCTGACGCGGAGCTGGGGGCGCCCGCACGGAAGCTGCTGGAGACGCTGTACTGGCTGCAGGGCCAGGGAATGATCAGCGGCCAGCATGATTACCTGGAGAGTCCGGATGATATCAACAACAAGCTGAAGAATACGGCGGGTACCTATGCCGGACTGCACGGCTATGAGATGGGGCCAATTAGCGGCCAGACGGAGAAGCTCATCAGCAGTCAGCGTCAGGGCGTAACGGACAGTGCGATCCGCTGGCACAAGGCCGGGGGCATCGTAGCGATGACCTATCATGCCAACATGCCGGGTACGGCACCAGCCTGGACGAATGTCTCCATGAGCCTCAGCGAAGCTAATTTCAGCAAGTACATCACACCGGGAACACCCGAGTATACGGCGATGATTGCCGAGCTGGATAAGGTAGCTGTTTTCCTGAAAAAACTGAATGATGCCGGTGTCCCCGTCCTCTGGAGACCATACCATGAGATGAACGGCGGCTGGTTCTGGTGGGGGCAGAAATCCTCCTTCGTGACCCTCTGGGAGATCATGTTCGAGCGGTATACCGTCTATCATCAGCTGCACAATCTGCTGTGGGTGTGGAGTCCGAATGCCAAGAACAAGAATAGTGAGGAGCCGGCGAAGTATTATCCGGGCAGCGGCAGAGTGGATGTGCTGGCGGCGGATATTTTCGAGGGGGATTACAAGGCAATCCATCATGATACGCTCTGGGACCTGGGGCGCGGCAAGCTGATCGCCATCGGTGAGAACGGGGAGCTTCCACCGCCAGCTGTGCTGGCAGGCACGCAGAACAAATGGAGCTTCCAGATGACCTGGGGCAAGATGCTGTACGAGCGCAATAAGGATGCAGTGATTCAGGCTTTTATGAAAAATAGTGCCGTATTCTCCAGAGACGACTATTCGGCCAAAGCGGCGGCGTATGCTTCTTCAGGAGGGGTACTCCCCAAACCGGGCCTCTATGGGCAGTATTACAACAATATTACGCTTACCGGCACGCCTGCCCTCACCCGGACAGATGCCAATATTAACTTCGCCTGGAGACAGGCAGCGCCCGATCCGGCTGTTCACGCAGATCTGTTCTCGGTACGCTGGAGCGGCCGGATAAGCGCTGCCTATAGTGAGACCTACACGATCTATTCGTATTCAGATGACGGAATCCGGATATGGATCGACGGGAAGCTGATTATTGACAGCTGGATCAAGCAGAGCGGGCAGGAGCGGCAAGGCACTGTGAGTCTGATTGCGGGGAAGCTGCATGAGCTGAAGGTGGAGTACTATGAGAACCAGGGGGATGCGCGGGCGGTACTGATGTGGGAGAGCCCCAGCCAGGCCAAAGGCGTAATTCCGGCAGGAGCCCTCTACCTTCCATAA
- a CDS encoding ImmA/IrrE family metallo-endopeptidase: MQGYYQMTALEKWTEDLYQRIGVRKPSDISIDYIAKRLNIWVHYLDVRSKAIEATAGMYSMFIDNRLPPELQRLEFLHELCHLLRHAGKSTLMPGEFTQAQRDESDRFILYASMPYTMISEKTLPELREDAVAELAVAFQVPIPLALQRIDQIQRRIFQGQLMAVMERNEDRNIIHRHIR; encoded by the coding sequence ATGCAAGGCTATTATCAGATGACCGCATTGGAGAAATGGACAGAGGATCTATACCAGCGTATTGGTGTCCGCAAGCCGTCCGACATCTCCATTGATTACATAGCGAAGCGGCTTAATATCTGGGTGCACTATCTGGATGTCCGCAGTAAGGCGATTGAGGCTACAGCCGGAATGTACAGCATGTTCATCGACAACCGGCTCCCTCCCGAGCTGCAGCGGCTGGAATTCCTCCATGAGCTGTGTCATCTGCTGCGGCATGCCGGTAAGTCTACACTTATGCCCGGAGAGTTCACTCAGGCGCAGAGAGATGAATCCGACCGGTTCATCCTGTATGCCTCCATGCCCTATACCATGATCTCCGAGAAGACGCTGCCCGAACTTCGTGAGGATGCCGTTGCCGAGCTGGCTGTAGCATTCCAGGTGCCAATCCCCCTCGCGCTCCAGCGGATCGACCAGATCCAGAGACGGATTTTCCAGGGTCAATTAATGGCTGTTATGGAACGTAACGAAGACAGAAATATCATCCACAGACATATTCGCTAA